One region of Coregonus clupeaformis isolate EN_2021a chromosome 31, ASM2061545v1, whole genome shotgun sequence genomic DNA includes:
- the LOC121547110 gene encoding muscular LMNA-interacting protein isoform X6 → MSDGGLFKAEVIYIRDCEKRGAGDMVQQETNTWLISPPDHTTPPQTPPPINAQAENTAYHFVSGPATMETAVNKHQGIYQQQCHNTPVGAEVSSGLFLNRASDSDERLSPANSTDLFPASSKSQSQESILSESWDKDRSWSALQMSPETSRAVSPCSSVRSGMFTPSVVRVKRHSLEPGSSLVHMPPTCFSPPCCESPSLSPCPLSPRSRHRPPPTRLSLLTAILRKGRLPVLSPTLTLQRPYSPCWPIHHGTSCNACSAASSVASIPLEVFSSRAQSSASIHSPAQSYRHRDGCVLESLRSVNAPPSIESKELSTSWRMVGPHSPPLRHSDELKSNNGIISERVTSPSYRSLGVSPVPPLSQPFPQNLPKPVDYTKVPSPPLYSSHSRLRHLSPEPLNNSVNSRLNSLSPEPKPVKNKGASEPHNSNQPLYLSHSRLKCLSPNPAHNQGTSACQPLYSSFSKLRSLSPGPVNTSSNSTLDSLSAEPKPVSKNLVQALNSHLRSKLSFLSSAPANNQETFKALVTSTPEVSSMGTSNNRGTSMGTLNTWGTIRPPVWSPLPYSCLSRLSPKPSSLSCCAPEGHLSAPSHSPSGTVSSAQRHTDAISPTPLQNGLKTPPHSRLQLSVSPATRAFHLTPTLYTPPGCPSPKPPTPPTTPDRFTLSPSPAPPTRDLTPSPSLSLRSTPSPCLWREMSDSLETKRKPHKIKLSYKALAAIPTNTLLLDQQAIDDQVDKEGDSQDPVDIRKQEDTHAEMCSPAQLRKQSKDLYAVIDQVLEDPIPMRQVSPALAHPRESRDKCAPKRYTSLPRSLGRETKYATFNLQPSVERKLADTYKTKPGVIRPANIIPRLPEENYDEVFHPNPFKQYLEELTVNDQNKSTHPIVTIHENEALMSKKIGAGGNVSSGNLALNTEKTSESNSTTEEEDNISISSLLITESDPAKDGSWQGGATSFNPTNVKMEAFETHI, encoded by the exons ATGTCGGACGGAGGGCTTTTCAAGGCGGAGGTGATCTATATCAGGGACTGTGAAAAACGTGGAGCAGGGGACATGGTCCAACAGGAGACAAATACTTGG ttGATATCTCCTCCTGATCACACAACCCCACCCCAGACCCCTCCCCCTATCAATGCCCAGGCAGAAAATACAGCCTACCATTTTGTATCCGGGCCCGCTACTATGGAAACAGCTGTTAACAAACACCAGGGCATTTATCAGCAGCAGTGTCACAACACCCCTGTGGGTGCTGAGGTCAGCTCGGGTCTCTTTTTAAATAGAGCGTCTGACTCCGATGAGAGACTAAGCCCCGCTAACTCCACAGACCTGTTTCCTGCTTCTTCAAAGAGTCAGAGTCAGGAGTCCATCCTCTCTGAGAGCTGGGACAAAGACAGGAGCTGGTCTGCACTGCAAATGTCCCCAGAGACTTCCCGCGCAGTGTCGCCGTGCTCCTCAGTGAGATCTGGCATGTTCACCCCCTCTGTGGTGCGAGTCAAGAGACACTCCCTAGAACCTGGCTCCAGTTTAGTCCACATGCCGCCAACCTGCTTCTCACCACCTTGTTGTGAAAGTCCCTCCTtgtccccctgtcccctgtccccccgCTCCCGCCACAGGCCCCCTCCCACGCGGCTCTCCCTGCTAACGGCTATCCTCCGGAAGGGCCGCCTGCCAGTCCTGTCTCCTACTCTGACTCTACAGAGACCCTACTCCCCCTGCTGGCCCATTCACCATGGGACTTCCTGTAATGCCTGCTCTGCAGCCTCCAGTGTGGCCTCTATTCCCCTGGAGGTGTTCTCATCCAGAGCCCAGTCCTCAGCCTCCATACACAGCCCAGCTCAGAGCTACCGTCACAGGGACGGATGCGTGTTAGAGTCCCTTAGGTCTGTCAATGCACCCCCGTCCATAGAGTCTAAGGAGCTCTCCACCTCATGGAGAATGGTTGGCCCTCATAGCCCACCATTAAGACATTCGGATGAACTGAAATCAAACAATGGAATTATCTCTGAGAGGGTCACCTCCCCCTCTTATCGAAGCCTTGGGGTTTCACCAGTCCCACCGTTGTCTCAACCGTTCCCTCAGAACCTCCCCAAACCAGTGGACTACACCAAAGTTCCAAGTCCACCTCTGTACTCATCACACTCAAGACTCAGACATCTGTCTCCTGAGCCACTCAACAACTCAGTAAACTCAAGACTTAACTCATTGTCGCCTGAGCCGAAACCAGTTAAGAACAAGGGGGCTTCTGAGCCCCACAATTCAAATCAACCTCTCTATTTGTCACACTCAAGACTTAAATGTCTGTCTCCTAACCCAGCTCACAACCAGGGGACCTCTGCATGTCAACCTCTTTACTCATCCTTCTCAAAGCTCAGGTCACTGTCTCCCGGACCAGTAAACACCTCATCAAACTCAACACTCGACTCACTGTCTGCCGAACCTAAACCAGTTAGCAAGAACCTTGTACAAGCTCTGAATTCTCACCTACGGTCAAAGCTCAGCTTTCTGTCTTCTGCACCTGCTAATAACCAGGAGACCTTTAAGGCCCTCGTTACGTCTACACCTGAAGTTTCCTCCATGGGGACCTCTAACAATCGGGGGACCTCCATGGGGacccttaacacctgggggaCCATAAGGCCCCCCGTTTGGAGTCCACTGCCCTACTCATGTCTTTCCAGGCTGTCTCCTAAACCTAGCTCTCTCTCCTGCTGTGCCCCAGAGGGCCATCTTTCTGCCCCATCCCACTCACCCAGTGGCACAGTTTCCTCTGCACAGAGGCACACAGATGCAATATCACCAACCCCATTACAGAACGGCCTGAAAACACCTCCCCACTCGAGGCTGCAACTCAGTGTCTCCCCAGCCACCAGAGCTTTCCACCTCACTCCCACCCTCTACACACCCCCAGGATGTCCATCACCTAAGCCCCCCACTCCCCCCACTACACCCGACCGCTTCACCCTTTCCCCCTCTCCGGCGCCCCCGACCCGTGACCTcaccccgtctccctctctctccctgcgctCCACGCCCTCTCCATGCCTATGGAGGGAGATGTCAGACTCCCTTGAGACAAAAAGAAAG CCACACAAGATCAAGTTAAGCTACAAAGCCCTCGCTGCAATTCCCACAAACACCCTtctgttggaccagcag GCAATTGATGATCAAGTGGACAAAGAAGGAGATTCACAGGACCCAGTGGACATACGTAAGCAAGAAGACACACATGCAGAG ATGTGTTCCCCTGCACAGTTGCGAAAGCAGTCAAAAGATCTGTATGCTGTCATAGACCAAGTGTTAGAAGACCCCATTCCAATG CGCCAAGTATCTCCTGCCCTTGCACACCCCAGGGAATCAAGGGACAAATGTGCACCAAAG CGGTACACATCATTGCCAAGGTCATTGGGACGTGAAACTAAATAT gcAACCTTCAACCTACAACCGTCTGTTGAGAGAAAACTGGCAGATACCTATAAG ACCAAGCCTGGGGTAATTCGACCTGCCAATATTATCCCAAGATTGCCAGAGGAAAATTATGATGAAGTGTTTCATCCAAACCCCTTCAAGCAATATCTGGAAGAGTTGACTGTCAATGACCAGAACAAG
- the LOC121547110 gene encoding muscular LMNA-interacting protein isoform X4 codes for MVSEEEVSSKLLFYTFVPELKTLPIKITLTEAAKTGLLTGKPNKNLGVPKQKVTEDTMSDGGLFKAEVIYIRDCEKRGAGDMVQQETNTWLISPPDHTTPPQTPPPINAQAENTAYHFVSGPATMETAVNKHQGIYQQQCHNTPVGAEVSSGLFLNRASDSDERLSPANSTDLFPASSKSQSQESILSESWDKDRSWSALQMSPETSRAVSPCSSVRSGMFTPSVVRVKRHSLEPGSSLVHMPPTCFSPPCCESPSLSPCPLSPRSRHRPPPTRLSLLTAILRKGRLPVLSPTLTLQRPYSPCWPIHHGTSCNACSAASSVASIPLEVFSSRAQSSASIHSPAQSYRHRDGCVLESLRSVNAPPSIESKELSTSWRMVGPHSPPLRHSDELKSNNGIISERVTSPSYRSLGVSPVPPLSQPFPQNLPKPVDYTKVPSPPLYSSHSRLRHLSPEPLNNSVNSRLNSLSPEPKPVKNKGASEPHNSNQPLYLSHSRLKCLSPNPAHNQGTSACQPLYSSFSKLRSLSPGPVNTSSNSTLDSLSAEPKPVSKNLVQALNSHLRSKLSFLSSAPANNQETFKALVTSTPEVSSMGTSNNRGTSMGTLNTWGTIRPPVWSPLPYSCLSRLSPKPSSLSCCAPEGHLSAPSHSPSGTVSSAQRHTDAISPTPLQNGLKTPPHSRLQLSVSPATRAFHLTPTLYTPPGCPSPKPPTPPTTPDRFTLSPSPAPPTRDLTPSPSLSLRSTPSPCLWREMSDSLETKRKPHKIKLSYKALAAIPTNTLLLDQQAIDDQVDKEGDSQDPVDIRKQEDTHAEMCSPAQLRKQSKDLYAVIDQVLEDPIPMRQVSPALAHPRESRDKCAPKRYTSLPRSLGRETKYATFNLQPSVERKLADTYKTKPGVIRPANIIPRLPEENYDEVFHPNPFKQYLEELTVNDQNKSTHPIVTIHENEALMSKKIGAGGNVSSGNLALNTEKTSESNSTTEEEDNISISSLLITESDPAKDGSWQGGATSFNPTNVKMEAFETHI; via the exons ATG GTCTCAGAAGAAGAAGTGTCATCCAAGCttcttttttatacatttgtgcCGGAGCTGAAGACATTGCCAATTAAAATCACGCTCACAGAGGCTGCGAAAACAGGACTACTTACAGGCAAACCAAATAAG AATTTAGGAGTTCCCAAGCAGAAGGTGACTGAAGACACCATGTCGGACGGAGGGCTTTTCAAGGCGGAGGTGATCTATATCAGGGACTGTGAAAAACGTGGAGCAGGGGACATGGTCCAACAGGAGACAAATACTTGG ttGATATCTCCTCCTGATCACACAACCCCACCCCAGACCCCTCCCCCTATCAATGCCCAGGCAGAAAATACAGCCTACCATTTTGTATCCGGGCCCGCTACTATGGAAACAGCTGTTAACAAACACCAGGGCATTTATCAGCAGCAGTGTCACAACACCCCTGTGGGTGCTGAGGTCAGCTCGGGTCTCTTTTTAAATAGAGCGTCTGACTCCGATGAGAGACTAAGCCCCGCTAACTCCACAGACCTGTTTCCTGCTTCTTCAAAGAGTCAGAGTCAGGAGTCCATCCTCTCTGAGAGCTGGGACAAAGACAGGAGCTGGTCTGCACTGCAAATGTCCCCAGAGACTTCCCGCGCAGTGTCGCCGTGCTCCTCAGTGAGATCTGGCATGTTCACCCCCTCTGTGGTGCGAGTCAAGAGACACTCCCTAGAACCTGGCTCCAGTTTAGTCCACATGCCGCCAACCTGCTTCTCACCACCTTGTTGTGAAAGTCCCTCCTtgtccccctgtcccctgtccccccgCTCCCGCCACAGGCCCCCTCCCACGCGGCTCTCCCTGCTAACGGCTATCCTCCGGAAGGGCCGCCTGCCAGTCCTGTCTCCTACTCTGACTCTACAGAGACCCTACTCCCCCTGCTGGCCCATTCACCATGGGACTTCCTGTAATGCCTGCTCTGCAGCCTCCAGTGTGGCCTCTATTCCCCTGGAGGTGTTCTCATCCAGAGCCCAGTCCTCAGCCTCCATACACAGCCCAGCTCAGAGCTACCGTCACAGGGACGGATGCGTGTTAGAGTCCCTTAGGTCTGTCAATGCACCCCCGTCCATAGAGTCTAAGGAGCTCTCCACCTCATGGAGAATGGTTGGCCCTCATAGCCCACCATTAAGACATTCGGATGAACTGAAATCAAACAATGGAATTATCTCTGAGAGGGTCACCTCCCCCTCTTATCGAAGCCTTGGGGTTTCACCAGTCCCACCGTTGTCTCAACCGTTCCCTCAGAACCTCCCCAAACCAGTGGACTACACCAAAGTTCCAAGTCCACCTCTGTACTCATCACACTCAAGACTCAGACATCTGTCTCCTGAGCCACTCAACAACTCAGTAAACTCAAGACTTAACTCATTGTCGCCTGAGCCGAAACCAGTTAAGAACAAGGGGGCTTCTGAGCCCCACAATTCAAATCAACCTCTCTATTTGTCACACTCAAGACTTAAATGTCTGTCTCCTAACCCAGCTCACAACCAGGGGACCTCTGCATGTCAACCTCTTTACTCATCCTTCTCAAAGCTCAGGTCACTGTCTCCCGGACCAGTAAACACCTCATCAAACTCAACACTCGACTCACTGTCTGCCGAACCTAAACCAGTTAGCAAGAACCTTGTACAAGCTCTGAATTCTCACCTACGGTCAAAGCTCAGCTTTCTGTCTTCTGCACCTGCTAATAACCAGGAGACCTTTAAGGCCCTCGTTACGTCTACACCTGAAGTTTCCTCCATGGGGACCTCTAACAATCGGGGGACCTCCATGGGGacccttaacacctgggggaCCATAAGGCCCCCCGTTTGGAGTCCACTGCCCTACTCATGTCTTTCCAGGCTGTCTCCTAAACCTAGCTCTCTCTCCTGCTGTGCCCCAGAGGGCCATCTTTCTGCCCCATCCCACTCACCCAGTGGCACAGTTTCCTCTGCACAGAGGCACACAGATGCAATATCACCAACCCCATTACAGAACGGCCTGAAAACACCTCCCCACTCGAGGCTGCAACTCAGTGTCTCCCCAGCCACCAGAGCTTTCCACCTCACTCCCACCCTCTACACACCCCCAGGATGTCCATCACCTAAGCCCCCCACTCCCCCCACTACACCCGACCGCTTCACCCTTTCCCCCTCTCCGGCGCCCCCGACCCGTGACCTcaccccgtctccctctctctccctgcgctCCACGCCCTCTCCATGCCTATGGAGGGAGATGTCAGACTCCCTTGAGACAAAAAGAAAG CCACACAAGATCAAGTTAAGCTACAAAGCCCTCGCTGCAATTCCCACAAACACCCTtctgttggaccagcag GCAATTGATGATCAAGTGGACAAAGAAGGAGATTCACAGGACCCAGTGGACATACGTAAGCAAGAAGACACACATGCAGAG ATGTGTTCCCCTGCACAGTTGCGAAAGCAGTCAAAAGATCTGTATGCTGTCATAGACCAAGTGTTAGAAGACCCCATTCCAATG CGCCAAGTATCTCCTGCCCTTGCACACCCCAGGGAATCAAGGGACAAATGTGCACCAAAG CGGTACACATCATTGCCAAGGTCATTGGGACGTGAAACTAAATAT gcAACCTTCAACCTACAACCGTCTGTTGAGAGAAAACTGGCAGATACCTATAAG ACCAAGCCTGGGGTAATTCGACCTGCCAATATTATCCCAAGATTGCCAGAGGAAAATTATGATGAAGTGTTTCATCCAAACCCCTTCAAGCAATATCTGGAAGAGTTGACTGTCAATGACCAGAACAAG
- the LOC121547110 gene encoding muscular LMNA-interacting protein isoform X5, with the protein MDLSSPESISPLPGHKQCLDVEKSDSSHESQGKVSEEEVSSKLLFYTFVPELKTLPIKITLTEAAKTGLLTGKPNKNLGVPKQKVTEDTMSDGGLFKAEVIYIRDCEKRGAGDMVQQETNTWLISPPDHTTPPQTPPPINAQAENTAYHFVSGPATMETAVNKHQGIYQQQCHNTPVGAEVSSGLFLNRASDSDERLSPANSTDLFPASSKSQSQESILSESWDKDRSWSALQMSPETSRAVSPCSSVRSGMFTPSVVRVKRHSLEPGSSLVHMPPTCFSPPCCESPSLSPCPLSPRSRHRPPPTRLSLLTAILRKGRLPVLSPTLTLQRPYSPCWPIHHGTSCNACSAASSVASIPLEVFSSRAQSSASIHSPAQSYRHRDGCVLESLRSVNAPPSIESKELSTSWRMVGPHSPPLRHSDELKSNNGIISERVTSPSYRSLGVSPVPPLSQPFPQNLPKPVDYTKVPSPPLYSSHSRLRHLSPEPLNNSVNSRLNSLSPEPKPVKNKGASEPHNSNQPLYLSHSRLKCLSPNPAHNQGTSACQPLYSSFSKLRSLSPGPVNTSSNSTLDSLSAEPKPVSKNLVQALNSHLRSKLSFLSSAPANNQETFKALVTSTPEVSSMGTSNNRGTSMGTLNTWGTIRPPVWSPLPYSCLSRLSPKPSSLSCCAPEGHLSAPSHSPSGTVSSAQRHTDAISPTPLQNGLKTPPHSRLQLSVSPATRAFHLTPTLYTPPGCPSPKPPTPPTTPDRFTLSPSPAPPTRDLTPSPSLSLRSTPSPCLWREMSDSLETKRKPHKIKLSYKALAAIPTNTLLLDQQAIDDQVDKEGDSQDPVDIRKQEDTHAEMCSPAQLRKQSKDLYAVIDQVLEDPIPMRQVSPALAHPRESRDKCAPKRYTSLPRSLGRETKYATFNLQPSVERKLADTYKTKPGVIRPANIIPRLPEENYDEVFHPNPFKQYLEELTVNDQNKI; encoded by the exons GTCTCAGAAGAAGAAGTGTCATCCAAGCttcttttttatacatttgtgcCGGAGCTGAAGACATTGCCAATTAAAATCACGCTCACAGAGGCTGCGAAAACAGGACTACTTACAGGCAAACCAAATAAG AATTTAGGAGTTCCCAAGCAGAAGGTGACTGAAGACACCATGTCGGACGGAGGGCTTTTCAAGGCGGAGGTGATCTATATCAGGGACTGTGAAAAACGTGGAGCAGGGGACATGGTCCAACAGGAGACAAATACTTGG ttGATATCTCCTCCTGATCACACAACCCCACCCCAGACCCCTCCCCCTATCAATGCCCAGGCAGAAAATACAGCCTACCATTTTGTATCCGGGCCCGCTACTATGGAAACAGCTGTTAACAAACACCAGGGCATTTATCAGCAGCAGTGTCACAACACCCCTGTGGGTGCTGAGGTCAGCTCGGGTCTCTTTTTAAATAGAGCGTCTGACTCCGATGAGAGACTAAGCCCCGCTAACTCCACAGACCTGTTTCCTGCTTCTTCAAAGAGTCAGAGTCAGGAGTCCATCCTCTCTGAGAGCTGGGACAAAGACAGGAGCTGGTCTGCACTGCAAATGTCCCCAGAGACTTCCCGCGCAGTGTCGCCGTGCTCCTCAGTGAGATCTGGCATGTTCACCCCCTCTGTGGTGCGAGTCAAGAGACACTCCCTAGAACCTGGCTCCAGTTTAGTCCACATGCCGCCAACCTGCTTCTCACCACCTTGTTGTGAAAGTCCCTCCTtgtccccctgtcccctgtccccccgCTCCCGCCACAGGCCCCCTCCCACGCGGCTCTCCCTGCTAACGGCTATCCTCCGGAAGGGCCGCCTGCCAGTCCTGTCTCCTACTCTGACTCTACAGAGACCCTACTCCCCCTGCTGGCCCATTCACCATGGGACTTCCTGTAATGCCTGCTCTGCAGCCTCCAGTGTGGCCTCTATTCCCCTGGAGGTGTTCTCATCCAGAGCCCAGTCCTCAGCCTCCATACACAGCCCAGCTCAGAGCTACCGTCACAGGGACGGATGCGTGTTAGAGTCCCTTAGGTCTGTCAATGCACCCCCGTCCATAGAGTCTAAGGAGCTCTCCACCTCATGGAGAATGGTTGGCCCTCATAGCCCACCATTAAGACATTCGGATGAACTGAAATCAAACAATGGAATTATCTCTGAGAGGGTCACCTCCCCCTCTTATCGAAGCCTTGGGGTTTCACCAGTCCCACCGTTGTCTCAACCGTTCCCTCAGAACCTCCCCAAACCAGTGGACTACACCAAAGTTCCAAGTCCACCTCTGTACTCATCACACTCAAGACTCAGACATCTGTCTCCTGAGCCACTCAACAACTCAGTAAACTCAAGACTTAACTCATTGTCGCCTGAGCCGAAACCAGTTAAGAACAAGGGGGCTTCTGAGCCCCACAATTCAAATCAACCTCTCTATTTGTCACACTCAAGACTTAAATGTCTGTCTCCTAACCCAGCTCACAACCAGGGGACCTCTGCATGTCAACCTCTTTACTCATCCTTCTCAAAGCTCAGGTCACTGTCTCCCGGACCAGTAAACACCTCATCAAACTCAACACTCGACTCACTGTCTGCCGAACCTAAACCAGTTAGCAAGAACCTTGTACAAGCTCTGAATTCTCACCTACGGTCAAAGCTCAGCTTTCTGTCTTCTGCACCTGCTAATAACCAGGAGACCTTTAAGGCCCTCGTTACGTCTACACCTGAAGTTTCCTCCATGGGGACCTCTAACAATCGGGGGACCTCCATGGGGacccttaacacctgggggaCCATAAGGCCCCCCGTTTGGAGTCCACTGCCCTACTCATGTCTTTCCAGGCTGTCTCCTAAACCTAGCTCTCTCTCCTGCTGTGCCCCAGAGGGCCATCTTTCTGCCCCATCCCACTCACCCAGTGGCACAGTTTCCTCTGCACAGAGGCACACAGATGCAATATCACCAACCCCATTACAGAACGGCCTGAAAACACCTCCCCACTCGAGGCTGCAACTCAGTGTCTCCCCAGCCACCAGAGCTTTCCACCTCACTCCCACCCTCTACACACCCCCAGGATGTCCATCACCTAAGCCCCCCACTCCCCCCACTACACCCGACCGCTTCACCCTTTCCCCCTCTCCGGCGCCCCCGACCCGTGACCTcaccccgtctccctctctctccctgcgctCCACGCCCTCTCCATGCCTATGGAGGGAGATGTCAGACTCCCTTGAGACAAAAAGAAAG CCACACAAGATCAAGTTAAGCTACAAAGCCCTCGCTGCAATTCCCACAAACACCCTtctgttggaccagcag GCAATTGATGATCAAGTGGACAAAGAAGGAGATTCACAGGACCCAGTGGACATACGTAAGCAAGAAGACACACATGCAGAG ATGTGTTCCCCTGCACAGTTGCGAAAGCAGTCAAAAGATCTGTATGCTGTCATAGACCAAGTGTTAGAAGACCCCATTCCAATG CGCCAAGTATCTCCTGCCCTTGCACACCCCAGGGAATCAAGGGACAAATGTGCACCAAAG CGGTACACATCATTGCCAAGGTCATTGGGACGTGAAACTAAATAT gcAACCTTCAACCTACAACCGTCTGTTGAGAGAAAACTGGCAGATACCTATAAG ACCAAGCCTGGGGTAATTCGACCTGCCAATATTATCCCAAGATTGCCAGAGGAAAATTATGATGAAGTGTTTCATCCAAACCCCTTCAAGCAATATCTGGAAGAGTTGACTGTCAATGACCAGAACAAG ATATGA